The stretch of DNA GCCATCCGCTTCAAGAATGAGAGTCCTACCGGCATCTGCTTGTGCGACTCGAGGATGCTCAATTGAGCGAGAAGATCAAACGGTATCGTATGGCGCCCGCGACTTCCGAGTTCCTCTGATACCAGGAGTCGAAGACGTTCAGAAGGGCGACGGGAAGGAAGGCCAATGCTCCGAGGAGGATCAACTTCGACCGGACTCTCGAGGGAAACAGATTCTTCATTCAAACCTCCCCGCCGCGACCTGCCTGTTGTTGAACCTTATTCATACCAAAACGGACAGGGAAATGCAGGCTCCTGTTCCTCAGATAACGATACTGGCCTCCGCATGCTGGACGAACGCCTCCTCGTTGAGTTGGCGTATGGTTGGAGTCTGGGGTGTTGTTTCTTGGCGGGTCATACTACGAATACCACCAGAAAAATCCTGCGGGACCAAAATGGGACCAAAAGTCCCTTTTCACAAAAAAGGGATCTCGGCATAAAACCGAAATCCCTTTGAGTATTGCGATGGTGCCGAAGGCGGGATTTGAACCCGCACGGGTTTCCCCACCACCCCCTCAAGCAGCCATACCCCTGGTAAGGCACTACAATCATTTTATTTATCGTATAGTTACAAGTATATCAAAATTACACTTTCCGTAAATTTAGGGAGATTTCCGCAGGCTTCCCAGGTTTTTGGACACAAATGGGACACTCGGGTCGGTACAGATCTCACACATCCGATCAGGACAACTTCTTCTTTTGTTCAGAAAGTTCATCCACCCCTACCCGCCAAGCTGCGAGCATCCCATCTCCAACGGGCACGAATGCGGGATGATCCGCCATATAACGGCTCACCTCTTCCCGCATCTCCTCGACTGCCTCCACAACGCGGTCGATGATCTCGCGTGCATTCCCCGGCGCAATTGACAGATTGACGATGGCGAACTTCTCGATCGTCTTTCGAGGCCACCAAATCTTTCGCCCCTCGATCGTCAGCGCCGGAACGTCGTGCTTCAGATACGCGGTAGTCGTCACGATGTCATAAACCGGCGTAAGCCGAACCGAGCCTTTCGCGTCATCATACAGGACACCAAAATTTTTCAGATGTGCGTCGCCGTTACGGACGGCAATCGAGAGAACAAGCGCTCCGAAAAACAGCTCCCGCGCCTCAATCCGATATTCCGGCGAAACAAAGGCATCGATCGTCTTCGCCGCCTTCTCATAGCTGCCGATATATTTACCGTCAGTCCCCAACCCTTGCAAGGAACAGAAGTCCTCGAAACCGCACGACACCCCATCAGCGTTTATATCGAACCGTTTCATTACAAATAGGGCGCCATTCTCCGATAGATGAAACTCTGGAGTCGCCAATCCCGCTTTCCGAGCCGCTTGCATACAGAAGAATTCGTTTGCCCCGAGCTGTGGATATTCGGCTCCCCATGATTTGACGATGAAGCCTGACGAAACGGCTGTCGCTCGCTCTGTTGCCGGGAGAAGGACCTTCGGCTGGACGCCGGAAACACCGGACCGGAGGGCGTAGCGGGCCACGAGTTCGTTGAATAGCTCAAGTGCGTCAGGGAAGGAAAGAATCTCCTCGAGCGATTCAGGCTCAGACGGGAACGTCGGTGTGTCATCTTCCAAGCGAGAGAAACGATTTCTTCCAATTGTATTTCCACCGACGACACGCAGGACCGTCAAGTCGTCCGTTCCGGCGACCTTTGCGATCGCATTCCGCACTGCAATCAGCAGTGCTCCTTCTGGAAGATTCATTTGGAAGACAGGATGGAGGTCGCGGCTCTCCCAGCTCTTGAGCCGGACCGGCATGGTCAGAGAAACCACATCGGACGGCGATGCATTGGGATGATACGAAAAGACGTATTCCTCGGTGCGCTCAAGCGTCCCCACCTTGCTGGGTCCGACCCAGACCGCTAAAGACCGCGTTTCAGGCATCGTTTAACGGCTTCCCCGAATCTCTTCGAGGGTAGGAGGAGCTCCAGCCGGTCTCGTTGTCAGCTCAAGTCCCAGTCGGTCGAGGATTCGGATCACCTTCCGAATGCCCAATTCTTGGATTATGCCGCTCTCAAGCAAGGAGAGCGTTGTCCGGGAGATCCCAAGTTCGCTGGCAAGATCTGCCTGCGTCAACCCGAGTCCCTTCCTGGCCTCTCGAACCTGTGATCCGATCCTTTTCAGGTTTTCCATGCGTACAATATATACAACATATTGCCTATATCCAACAAGTATTTTCTATATACAAAACATATTCAGATGGCGAATATTTCGTCGTTCCCCTTGTTCGTCATCCTACCTCCACCTTCGGTAGCATCGGACAATCGACCTCTCTTTTATCTGCCATCAAGTTTCTTGTCGATCACAGGGAAATTCTATACACTTTCGGGTAGCAGAAAATTTCAATAGTTATTCAAGATGATACAGGGGAAAACCATGTGGAGTGAACCGAGAAATCCGATTGGTATCGAAACCTTCATTAAATGCTTAGCGAAAGCGATGTATGACTACGAAATCGGCGAGGAAGGTTTCGATCAGAAGGATCTTCTCCCCACCGCCGCCCTCCTTGCTGGTCATCTGCTCAAGGCGCCGCCATCAAAAGACCAAACAACGATTTGCGTGGCCCACATGAATAAGGA from bacterium encodes:
- a CDS encoding helix-turn-helix domain-containing protein, with the translated sequence MENLKRIGSQVREARKGLGLTQADLASELGISRTTLSLLESGIIQELGIRKVIRILDRLGLELTTRPAGAPPTLEEIRGSR
- a CDS encoding type II toxin-antitoxin system HipA family toxin; amino-acid sequence: MPETRSLAVWVGPSKVGTLERTEEYVFSYHPNASPSDVVSLTMPVRLKSWESRDLHPVFQMNLPEGALLIAVRNAIAKVAGTDDLTVLRVVGGNTIGRNRFSRLEDDTPTFPSEPESLEEILSFPDALELFNELVARYALRSGVSGVQPKVLLPATERATAVSSGFIVKSWGAEYPQLGANEFFCMQAARKAGLATPEFHLSENGALFVMKRFDINADGVSCGFEDFCSLQGLGTDGKYIGSYEKAAKTIDAFVSPEYRIEARELFFGALVLSIAVRNGDAHLKNFGVLYDDAKGSVRLTPVYDIVTTTAYLKHDVPALTIEGRKIWWPRKTIEKFAIVNLSIAPGNAREIIDRVVEAVEEMREEVSRYMADHPAFVPVGDGMLAAWRVGVDELSEQKKKLS